A genomic stretch from Strix aluco isolate bStrAlu1 chromosome 12, bStrAlu1.hap1, whole genome shotgun sequence includes:
- the RAB11A gene encoding ras-related protein Rab-11A isoform X4 — protein sequence MTALVPTATIEVLMKYDVHRVTQLWGHIPAQQTDEPHCTKAHFPEMNLASQGQRKTWQGEESCALSIGHITRLLLLGDSSGMRAPTLLPEPQHCLSPATDLQSGLSESLSHPKADASETSQLLTTCKEATENPWEVRCVPMSPAPCPCQRQPCPSAAAEPPQGNTSTFLTWLLGLIFQFIRRETCKENGSDPKQ from the exons ATGACAGCCTTGGTGCCTACTGCCACGATTGAAGTGCTAATGAAATATGATGTACACAG GGTGACACAGTTGTGGGGACACATTCCTGCACAACAAACAGATGAACCACACTGCACCAAGGCCCACTTCCCTGAG ATGAATTTGGCTAGTCAGGGCCAACGCAAGACCTGGCAGGGCGAGGAGAGCTGCGCACTGAGCATCGGGCACATCACCCGGCTCCTTCTGCTGGGAGACTCATCTGGGATGAGAGCACCCACGCTGCTgccagagccccagcactgcctgAGCCCAGCAACTGACCTTCAGAGCGGGCTGTCAGAGAGCCTTAGCCATCCAAAGGCAGATGCTTCTGAGACATCTCAGCTGTTAACTACCTGCAAGGAAGCTACCGAAAATCCCTGGGAAGTCAggtgtgtccccatgtccccagcaccctgcccttgCCAGCGCCAGCCATGCCcgtctgcagcagctgagccgCCACAAGGGAACACATCAACGTTCCTGACATGGCTTTTGGGCCTGATTTTTCAATTCATAAGGAGAGAAACATGTAAAGAAAATGGCTCAGATCCtaaacaataa